The DNA segment TCTGGTTCATCATGTCTGCAAATCCCTCACGGCTCCCGCCCACGTGTTCGGCGATGGCAACGGCAGAGTCGTTATGGGACTCTAACATCATGGAATACAAAAGATCTTCCATCCGGTACGTCTCTCCGGCGCGGATTCCTAGCTGCACATCGGGCATGGAGGCCGCATAGTCCGACACCTGCACCGTTTCCTCAAAGCCGGCGTTTTCCAACGCCAGGATGCATGTCATGATCTTTGTGGTGCTGGCCATGGGCCGGATCTCGTTCTCTGCCTTTCCGTAAAGCACCCGCCCCGTCTCCCCGTCCATGAGGACAGCCGACTGAGCGATGACCGACGGCGCCTCCTTTGTCTCCCCAAGAACCGGGAACGCCAGGGCCGCCGCCATCAGGACGGCCAGGACAATGGCCGCCTGCCGTCTCGTCTTCTTCCATTTTTTCATGTTCCAACCATGCTTCCGTCTCCTGTTTGGTTCAATATATGCATGGATTTTTCTTTCTTGCCACCGGATTTGATTCCTGCTATAATGGCTTCCATGAATCTGACACTTACCTACACGATTAAAAAACAGGAGGCCGGAAGGACTGCGGCCGATTTTCTCCGGGATCAGGGCTACTCCGGCCGGATCCTGGTGCAGCTTCGGAAAACCTCCGGCGCCATTCTCATAAACGGGGCTCCGGCCTTTTCCAACCGAACCTTAGCCGAGGGCGATGTCCTCACGGTTCTCTTCCCGGAAGAGCCGTGTTCCGAGGGGATTGTCCCCGTGCCCATGGATCTTTCGATTCTTTACGAGGACGACTTTTTTATGGCCGTAAACAAGCCGGCCGGCATGCCGGTTCACCCTTCCCTGGGGCATTACGAAAACACCCTGGCAAACGGAATCGCCTGGTACATGAAGGAGCGGGGGATCCCGTTCACATTTCGCGCCGTAAACCGGCTGGACCGTGACACGTCCGGCCTTCTTCTGATTGCCAAAAACCGGCTGGCCTCCTGTCTCCTTTCGGCCCAGGCGGCCTCCCATAACCTCCACCGGGAGTATTCGGCCATCGTCTGTGGGAAGACGGAGCCGTCGGGAACGGTTTCGGCTCCCATCGCCAGAAAAGAGGGCTCCATTTTAGAGCGCACCGTGGACTTTGAGCACGGCGAGGCGGCCGTCACCCATTACGTCCGCATGGCATATAAAAAGGACGCAGATCTCTCCTTCCTGCGCCTTAAGCTTTCCACAGGAAGGACGCACCAGATCCGCGTCCACATGAAATATATCGGCCATCCGATTCCCGGAGATTTTCTTTACTGCCCGGATTACAGTGTCATAAAAAGGCAGGCACTTCATTCATCCCGCCTTTCCTTCGTTCATCCCGTCACGAAGGCGCCCATGGAGTTTGAGGCGCCGCTGCCGGACGACATGAAAGCGCTGTTTCCTGAAATGACCTATGGCTGCCTGAGCCCCTTTGGATAATGGTTCTTTAATGTGCCGCCGGATCCTTTCGCCCATCCCAGGGAATAGCCGTCTGACGTGATGAGCGTCCAGCCTTTCTTTTCGCTGTCGGGACATTTTAAGGCTTCGCCCCGCAGGTACCTTGCTGCCGTTTCGCCTGTCCCGACGTCGAAAACGCTGGCGGCATCACAGGACTTAAGAAACAGGGCCAGCCCGTGAGACGGCTCCAGGCGGCCTTTTTTTACAGTCCCCAGGCAGAGTCCCGGGCGCAGTACCCTTAAGCCCTTTAACGGCACCATGTCCTCCGGAATCAGGTACAGCCCGTCTCCGAACGCCAGGAATTGTTTTCCGGCTTCTTCTTTTTTCATGGTCTCCCGCCCTGCTTCCGACAGGGCTGCCTCGCAGAATTCCTGCCATTCCTTTTTGCCCGGAATCTCTTTTTCCGCTCTTTTTCTCCCCTTGGCCCTGTTTTTTTCCACACTCTCCTGTCTTTTGGGCTCCCCATGCTTTATGAGAAGCGCGAGGAAATGTCCTTCGCCCTCGGTTTTGTGGGGCCAGATCCGCACAGTATCGGAAAGGGCAGCATTCCCGTCTGCCCATTCCGGCCTTCCTTCGGAGAATGTTTCGGCAAGCGCCGGCCGGAGCAGGGAAAATTCCGGATGGCGCGAAAGGAAGCGGCTCACGCTCCCCTCATTTTCCTCCGGGGAAAAGGTACAGGTGGAATAAACCATCCTTCCGCCAGGCTTCAACATGGCGGCCGCACAGTCCAAAATCTCATCCTGGCGTCTGGCACAGAGTTCTACCTGCGCCATCCCCCATTCGTTTGACGCTTCCTCGTTTTTCCGGAACATCCCCTCGCCGGAACACGGCGCATCCACCAGGATTCCGTCAAAAAATTCCGGGAACACGGGCACAAGCCTGTCCGGCGGCTCGTTTAACACCACCGTGTTGGAAAGGCCCATCCGTTCCACGTTCTGAGAGAGGATTTTTGCCCTGGCCGGATGGATTTCATTGCTGACAAAGAGGCCTGTTCCGCCCATTTTCCCGGCTGCCTGGGTTGTCTTTCCTCCCGGCGCCGCGCAGAGATCCAGGATCCGCTCTCCGGCCGCCGGCGCCAGTACCTCTGCCGGCGCCATGGCGCTCGGCTCCTGGATATAATAGAGGCCGGCTTCATGGAACGGATGCTTTCCCGGCCTTTCTTCCGGCGGGTAAAAGTATCCGTCTGCGGCCCAGGGGATCGGCTCAAGTCCGGAAAGCGTTTCCGGAAGCCTGCCGTCTGTCTTCCTTCTGTTAAGGCGCAGGCCGAATTTTCGCTCTTTTTCGTAGGAAGCAAAAAATTCCTCTGCCTCCCGGCCCAGAAGCCGTTCCATTTTTTCCCTGAATTCTTTTGGAAGCATTTCCATCGTTTCTCTTTTCTCCTGTATCCTGCAAAAGTCCGGCCAGTTCCTCTCTGGTGGGATTTCCCTGTCCCTGGCCGGCATATTCTTTTCTTTCCCGGTTCACTCTATTACGGGAGGTAACACGCATGCTAAACTTCTTTTCCTGGTTTCTGATTCCGCTTTTAACTGTCTCCATGGCCGGGCCGGGAAACTGGACGGAAACCAACTTTTCCGTCTCCGGAAGCCGGCCGCCGGGCCAGCTTCTCCTGCTTTTATGGGGAGCCGCCACCGGCGGGTATTTTTACTCCCTTTTAAGACGCACAGCTTCGCGGATTCCCGGCATAAAAGCCGAAAAACGGCTTACCGTTCCGGCCGCCGCGGCCGCGCTTCTTCTCGCCGTCTCCGTTTTCCTCCCGTACAGGCCGGAAACCAGCAGGTATCTCTCTGCCGTCCATGTGGGCTGTGCGTTCTTCGCATCAGCTCTCCTTTATCTGCTTTTATTCCTTCTGGCCTTTAAAATGTACTTCTACCGGCCGGAAACCTACCGGCGCCCTGTGGTTTTCCTCCTGGCCGCCCTGCCCGTCTGCCTCTTTCTGTTTGCAGACTCCGGCTGGCTCATTTCCAGTTCCCTGGAGACCTTTTTTACGATCTTCTGCTGCCTCTGGCTCAACCGCTTTTACCGCCTGCTCCCCGGATAAGGCCTCCGCTCGCAATCAGGGCCTCTTTCTCTTTCCTGGAAAGCCGCTTGATGGCGCACTCCCGCCTCATGGCTTCCTCCTTTGTGGCAAATTCTTCAAAATAGGCCAGCGTCACAGGACGCCGCCCCTTTGTATATTTGGCGCCTTTTCCCTCGTTATGCGCCCGTACCCGCTCCTCGAGCCGGTTTGTCCAGCCGCAGTAAAGGCTTCCGTCAGCACAGCGAAGGATATAGGTGTAATTATGCCCCGATTCCATGTTTGTTTCTCCTGTATATTGAAAAAAGGACGCCGTCCACGGAACCTTTCCGGTTCCCGGCAGCGTCCCTTCCGTTTATGGTTTTGCCTTACAGTTCGATTTTGAAATCGTCGGAGCCTTCGCCATTGATCACATAGTAGGCCACATTCTCCTCCGGCTTCAGGTAGATCTCCACCGTCTTGATATCGGAAGCTTTGTTTCCAAGCTCTGTATATGCTTTCTTTACCTCGGAAACCAGATCTTTCTCCGTATATTCCTTACCGGCATACTGAACATAAAGAGCCGTCTTGACAGCCGCCGTCTTTTTTGCGGTCGTTTTCTTCTTCGGAGCAGCAGTCTCCTTCTTTTCAGCAGTTTCCTTCTTATCAACAACTGGAGAACCAGCCTTTACAGTCTTTTTGTTCTCAGCCGCCTCAACAGTTCCCTTCTTTGTTGCCATTTTTAACTTTCCTCCTAAATCTTCATTGCTATTCAAGCCCGTCCCTGTTGTCTGATCTTATGCAGCTTTGCTGTCACAACATGCAGCCTTTCTCCAGTAAACTGCACTCCCGGAACCTGCTTTTTTTCTGGTTCCGGCTGCATGGATTATAAGCCTTTCGCCGGTTTTTGTCAATAAAATCAACGGTTTTCCACACTTTCACCAATTTAGAAGGAAGATTTTCACTTTTATTGTTCCAATTTAAAGTTCGGGATCACCTCGCTCCAGCTTTCGATGCCGATGATCTCCTTGGCAAACTCCGTATATTTCAGGGACTTGTTCGTGTCGATGTACTTGAACACCTCATAGATGTTCTTCGGCATCACGGCAATCACCTTATCCGGCCTCGACATATCGACGGTCCAAAGGCCAAAGGCGCAGGAGGTATTGACCTCCGTGATGGAATCCACCTGACGGTTCAGAATAAACGCGTCGATATAGGGATTGCTGTCCACCAGATAGTAGGCATAGGCGAAAGCCGCCGCCTGGATGTCATACACCGGCCCCCTGGAAGCACTCTGGGACGTAAAGCCCTCCTCGGAGAGGATGATATGCCGCACCCTGCCGTCTGCCGTCAGAAGCTCCGGCTTCTGGAAGTAGTCCGTCAGCACGTGAAGGTTCTTGAAGTTCACCACAGGGGAATTTTCCGTATCGTTTACCATTCCCGTCTGGTCGTCATCCCAGAACTCCGGCTCCACCATCGGATACGGATAGGGATGGTATGCAAGCCCCCAGTCGATGTTGCCTTCGGCGCGGATCCCTGCGTTAAACAGGTCGATAAAATCCTTTGCCGCGTACTGGAGACTGGTATTTGTCTTCTTCCATTCATAATCCGTGGAAAAATAAACCCTGGCGTTTTTGCTGTGGCTCTTGATGGCTGTGTAGGCCACGCGGAAATCCTGCTCAAAGAGCTTTGTGTACTCCGAAAGCTCCATGGGCCCCACATAATTCCAGTTTTTGTTGTTGTTGATCTCGTTGCCGACAATCCAGTTGGACACGCGGCCGTGGTCATAATTGCTTCCGGAATACCGCTCCGCCATGAAAGAAAACAGGGCCCGTGTCGCCTCATAGCCTTCCTTTGTCGATACATTAAATCCGTAGTAGAAGGCGTCGTCCTGCCTGGTTACTCCCGGCATCACAAGCTCCGGCTTATCCGGGTTCCAGCCGTTTAAAAGGATGGCCGTCACCACAATCCCCTTCGCAGAAAAGGAGCTGATCATCTTATCGTAGCTGGCAATCAGATCTTCATTGAAATAATATGTCGTCCCATTATAGTCATATGCCAGATTCCCGCCCCAGATATGGTGGTACGGGATATTGATTGTCGTATGCTTGACGCCTAAGTTCATGGCATCGCCGAGCATATCCAGCTCAATCAAAAGCCCCTTCTTGCTCTGAGCCTCCGGGAACTCTTCCGTGAACGCCGCCACATCGCCGGGATTCGTCACGTAAATGGGGCCGCTGATGGCCTGATACGTTCCGCCGACGTTTACAGCCGCCACAAAGCGGGAATACAGCCGCGAATCGGAAGGATCGCCGCTGTACGGAACCGTGAACGAAAGCTTATCGCCTTTTTCACTCCACGCCGCATAATCCGTCCGGCTCCCGATTCCTGTCTCGTAGGGATGGAGCTCAAACAGATAATAATATCCGTCATCGGCCGTCTCGCCTTCCTCCAGTGTCCCGGCCGAGGCTGTCCCTGTCACCACAATGCTGTTTCCGCCTTCCACCGTACAGGCGGAAAGGGACGCCGTATCATAGGCTGCAAAGCTTGTCATACAGCCTGCCGTAAGAGCAGCCAGCATTCCGAAAAGGAAAGCCGCGCCGCTTTTCAAAAAATTCCCTTTTTTCATAATCATTCCTGCCTTTCCAATTTCCGTCTGCCGACATTATATCAAACGTCCATTAAAAAATGCTTATCTTATTTTTACATTTTGCTTACAAATTCAGCTTGCCGGCAAGAGCAGGGCTGCCGCGTTGGCAGCAAAATGAAACAGCACCGGCGCCTTGACGGTACGCGTCTTTTCCATGGAAAATGCCAGAAAAAGCCCCATAATAAAGGCATAAAGCCCTTGGCCCGGATTTCCATGGTACAGCCCAAAAAGCGCCGCCGACACAAGGCCTGCCGGCACGGAAGGGATCAGTTCCTTAAGCCGCATATACAGAACGCCGCGGAAAAAGAACTCCTCAAGAAGCGGGGATGCGCATAACAGCACAAGTAGCTGGAGCCACAGGCGCCCCGTAAGAAGCGACGTGGCCGCCGCATCGTAGCCGGGAATACCGGCGTATGTGATGATCCGTCCGAGGATGACAGAAGCGGCAGCTCCGGAAACCAGGACAGCGACGGCTGTTTTTAATCCCCACTTCGCATCGCCCCGGAAAACCGTATCTTCCCGGTAAAAATGATAGAGAACCGGCACAGCCGCGATGGCCCGGAACAAGGTATCCCAAAGGACAGCCTCATCCCCGAATATGGTCGTCCCCGCCATTGGAAGCTCGATAAGGCAGGCCACAGCCAGGCAGAAAAGCACCGGCAAAAGAATTCTTCTGATTCGTATCTTCACGTATAATTCCTCCCGTTTTCCACGGCGTCAGGACGTGACGCCCCTGTCAGGTCTTCCGCCTTTTCAGCAGGAAACGCTTCTGGTATTTCAGGTCTGCAAAGGCAAGGATCTCTTTTAAACACACGGCGTCCGACATGCCTCCAAGGGCGCCGGCCAGGGGAATCCCCTGGATGAATTTCATATAGAGGAGCCGCCGCGACAGGGCCTCGGCGCAGATGTCAGCCTGTTCTTCGGCCGTCTCTGAAAAGCGGCGTTCCCCTGCGATCCACTCGTCCAGCTCTCCGTTTACTTTTATGCAAGTCTCCCTGTCTGAGACTGCCGCCCCGATGACCTTCAGTAAAAAGACCTGCTCCTCCTCTTCTTCGTAAGAGAAGCCATAATTGACAGCAATTTCATAGACACTCTTTAAAATCACACCGGCAAACAGCGGGATGTCCGGCAGGCCGATTCCCAGTATCCCCAGGCCGACGCCTTCTGCCGCAGAGAGGGCCAGGTTGCCCCTCCGGATGCCGGCGGCCTCTTTTCGGAAGGCCCGCAGGGCCTTTTTGTCGCCGCGAAGTTCCTCCGCATAAGCGCGGATCTCATAATCCGCCTCCCGCTTTTTCCTGGGATACGCCCGTTCAATCACGAACCGGCCGTTTTTCTGCACCAGCCCGAATGCCTTTTTGAAGGCGGCATGCAGGGTTTCCTGCACGTTGTCAGGCATATGATTTTCCGCAAATTTTTCTAAAAGCCCGCGGCTGTCGTCTCTTTTTCCGTCCAGAAACCGCTTTTCCGCGGCCAGAAGCCGCTTCCACTCCTTTTCCCAGGGCGTGCCTCCAAAGGAAAGTTTCATTCTGTTCCCGCCTTTCCACCGTATTTCCAGATATTCTAACACAAGGCTGTGAAAGAATCCACCGCTTTCTTTTTATGAATGATGCAGGATTTCCCAAATATATATAGAAGAAAAAGCAGGATTTGGCTATGAAAATCCCATATCTTGAGGCCTGGAAAAAAATATCCGGCGTCCTTTTGCTCTTTCTTTTATCCTTTGCCGCCGGCCACGCCGGGGCCGCCATTGTCCACGGAAGGGAGGCCGTCCCCGTATCAGCGGAAGGGAACTGGGGCTTAAGCTTCCAGCAGGAGGGGAAGCCGCCGGTCGCCAACGCCACAGCGGACGAACTTTTGCAGTACAATGCCTACTATTCCGAGAACACCGATGAAAAAGTCCTTTACCTGACCTTTGATGCCGGCTACGAAAACGGCAATACGGAGGCCATTCTCGACGCGCTGAAAAAACACAATGCACCGGCCGCTTTCTTTCTCGTGGGCAATTATCTGGAAACCAGCCCGGATCTTGTGAAACGGATGTTAGCGGACGGCCACATTGTCGGGAACCATACATACCACCACCCGGACATGTCCAAAATTGCTTCCAGAGAGGCTTTTGAAAAAGAGCTTACCGACCTGGAGGCACTGTTTACGGAAATCACGGGCCAGACTATGAAAAAATACTACCGGCCACCCCAGGGAAAATACAGCGAATCCAACCTTCAGATGGCAAAGGATCTAGGTTATACCACCTTTTTCTGGAGCCTGGCTTACGTGGACTGGTACCAGGACAAACAGCCCACGAAGGAGGAAGCCTTCAAAAAGCTTCTCGGCCGCATCCATCCCGGCGCCGTCGTCCTTCTCCACAGCACTTCCTCCACCAATGCCGCCATTTTAGATGAGCTTTTGACGAAATGGGAGGAGATGGGATACTGCTTTAAATCTCTCGATGAACTGGCCGGCGTCTAAAGAAAAACAGCCGCAGGCGCTGGTTTGGGGATCCCTCAAACCGGCACTGCGGCCATTTTCTCTTATTGCTGCCAGACGTTCTCGAGTTCCATATGGAAATCCGTCCGAAACGGCCCGTCCTCCTGGCTTAAAAGCGCTTCCATAGAGGCGGCCAGCTCCCCGGCACTGCTCTCTGCATCGTCCGCAGACGTTTCGCTCCAGTAGGAATATCCATAAAGGCAGCTTTTGTTAAACTCTTCCCAGGAATCAAAGGATGCCTGGGCCAGCTCTGCCGCTTTCAGACACTGGTCGAGCCCTTCCTCATACGTACAGAAACCAGCGGCATATCCGAGGGACATCAGGGACGGCACGCGGCTCAAATCCCACGCTGATATGGCATGGTCTCCAAATTCGTCCCGCGCATCCCAGGCGGCGGACAGATATGTCTGTTCCTCGCCGGAAAGCTCCCGTTCCTCCAGCAGGCCATCAAACGTCTCCTTGTCCATATCCTCTCCGATTTCCATTTCCTCAAGGAGCGCAAGGGCATCGCCGTTATGCCCGTCCTCCATCAGCCATGCGGCCGTTGCAAACAGGCTCTCTTTGTCGCCAACCGCCCACTGTTCTTCCAGGTTCTTCACCGCCTGCTCCTGGATTTCCGAAAGGTCGTCCCCCGCGTCTTCCATGGCTTTTACTGAAAGAAACCGGCTCACACCGCCTTCCGGGTCCACCGCTGCCGTCATCCCGGCGATAAAGTCCATGGAAGTCTCCAGCACAGCGCCTTCCAGCTCCCGGAAGGCAAAGAGCGGCCTGACCTTCTCCATGGCCTTTTGGCTTCCGCCTGCCATGACCGTATAATACCTGCCGGGGCTTTCCAGGTACCAGACGGATGCAGCGCCTCTGACATTTTTATAAATCAGTTCTCCGTTTCCGAAAATACACCGCTCCATGCCTTCTATTTCCAGCTCCGTCTCTTCGTTCCACCGGAAGCTGGTATCGTCCTTTTCCAGTACCGAGCAGATATAATCCCTGTATTCTTCCAGAGTCTCCGCCTCGCCATTCGTAAAGTCAGAATTTTTATCGCTTCCATATACGAACGCCGAAACTTCCAAACCGGAATCCCCGCTTGTGAGTATCGTGAGGGATGCGTCTTCAAGGAGCTGCCTGTCAGACTGTTCCATCCCGGACGGCATCGTCACCGAAAACCAGCCGTTTTCTGCCGTGTATTCCTTTGGTACCGGAGCTGTCTCTTTCCCGCAGGCAGAGAGAAACAGGCAGGCGCACAGCAGTGCCGCAGTCCGTCTTCGTTTCATATATTTCCTCTCCTTGTCAGCCATTTTTTCCCAGTATAACACAAGGCACAGGGCCGGACAAGGAAAACAAGCGCCGGCTTTTCTATTCCACCAGCTTGTTGAGTTCTTTCACATACTCCGTCTCATTGGAGATCTTGTGGTTTGCCTGGGCCGCGTAAAGGTTTACGGCCGCCTGGGACTTTTTAATCGGCTGCATCGTACCGGCACCGGCTACACAGCCGCCCGGGCAGGCCATTCCCTCTAAAAGGTAGCCGTTGTACTTCCCGGCCTTTGCTAGCGTAAGCAGACGGCGGCAGTCCTTGAGCCCTTCCGCGTTCGCCACCTTGATCTCCCTGTCCGGATACAGCTCCTTTATGACGTTCACCACGGATTTGGCGACGCCGCCGGCGACAGCAAAGTTGCGGCCGTCCGTGGACGCATCGTTGACGCCCTCCGGGTCTTCCTCAATATTTTCAATATCCACATGCTTTGCATCGAAGATTCCGGCCATCTCCTCAAAGGTCAGGACGAAATCCACATCGCTCCGGATGTCGTCGCGCATGGCCTCCAGCTTTTTCGCGGCACATGGCCCGATAAATACCACTTTTGCCTTTTCGTGCTGGCTCTTAATCAGCCTTGCCGTCAAAGTCATCGGCGTCAGGGCCATGGAAATGCACTTCGCATAGTCCGGAAACAGCTTCTTTGCCATCATCGACCAGGCCGGGCAGCAGGAGGTCGCCATAAACGGAAGCTTTTCCGGCACTTCTTCCACAAAGTCCATGGCCTCCTGGGTCGCACAGAGGTCAGCTCCGATGGCCACCTCAAAGACATCGGCAAAGCCGAGCTGCTTCATGGCGGCACGCAGTTTTCCCGGCGTCACCTTCGGCCCGAACTGGCCCACAAATGCCGGCGCCACGGCTGCATACACGCGCTCGCCGGACTGGATTGCCCGGATCACCTGGAAAATCTGTGATTTATCGGCAATGGCTCCGAAGGGGCAGTTTACCAGGCACATTCCGCAGGAAACACATTTGCTGTAATCAATATCCGCCTTGCCGTTGGCATCTGAATGGATCGCGTCCATGCCGCAGGCCGCAGCGCATGGGCGTTCCTGGATAATAATCGCATGATAGCCACAGACATCAGCACAGCGTCCGCATTTGATGCATTTGTCGGGATCAATATGAGATTTTCCATTTGTCCGCTCCAGATGAATCGCATCCTTCGGGCAGACCTCCACACATGGATGGGCCAGGCAGCCCTGACAGCCGTCCGTCACAAATACACGCTTTTCATGACATGCGTTGCAGGCAAATTTTATGACGTTGATGAGCGGCGGCGTATAGTACGTCTCCGCCTGGTCGGCCGCCTCGATGTTGTCGGAAATCGGCGCCGGCTCCGCTGCGCTCCGGTACGGAAGCCCCATGGCAAGGCGCAGACGTTCTCCTACAATGGCACGTTCCAAAAATACATCATTCCGGAAGTTTCCCACCTCACCCGGAATAATCTTATACGGCAGTTCCTCGATCCGCTTATCAACCGGCCACTCCGTATGGTAGGCCATGCGGGCCACCTCGCGGAAAATTCTGTGTCGGATTTCCTGAATTCTGGTTTCCACACCTCTCATGCAGACTTCCTCCTTTTCCGTGCCGATACCATGCTGTCCGGCGTTCTCCTGTCATCTCCACAGGTATCGCTCTCGTTTTTATTTTCTTTTGTTAAAAAGATAACATATTCTGATGCGCCATAGCAAGTTTTTATTTATGTACAATCCGCGTCTCCTGTTTTTTCCACATCCCGCAGATAAATCCGGCCGTTTTCCACCGAAAATTTCACCTCAAAGCCGGCAAACTCCATTCCATAAACCCGGCCGGGATCCTTCTGGTAGGAAGGCCGCGGATCCTGGGACAGGACTTTTTTCAGGGCCTCCCGCTTTTCCTCCGGAATCCGGCAGAGCAGTTCTTCCGGCGCCTCGACAGTCAGGCTGTATTCCCTCGTCCTGTCGGTAAAGCCGCCGCACGCTTCCGGATGCCCGTCCACAAAAGGCAGATACGGCTTGATATCAAAGACAGGCGTCCCGTCCATCAGATCAGCACCGGAAATATGGAGCACCGGCCCCAGCTTTTCATCCATCTCAATCTGTTCCAGCTTTACGCAGGAAAGTCCCAGCGCATTTGGACGGAAAGGAGAACGGGTGGCAAACACTCCGACACGCTTGTTTCCGCCGAGCCGCGGCGGCCGAACCGTCGGCGACCAGCCGTCCCGCAGATTTTCCGAAAATTCCCATATCAGCCAGATATGGGAAAAGTCCGAAAGCCCTTTAAATGCTGCCGGTTCCCGGTATTCCGGCTCCATGACAATGGTTCCCTTGAGCTCTTCTATGAGACCGCTCTGTCTCGGAATCCCAAATTTTGACGTAAAGTCCGTGCGGACATGTCCGATAATTTTAAGCTCCAGCCCTTTTTCCATGTGCTCCTCCGCTTCCATGGCCGCCCGGTCTTCTTTCCCGGGCAGCCATCTCCTTTTCTTATACAAACCGCTTCAGTTCCCTGTTAAATTCTTCCTCCATCCTCACCAGATCCTTTGCCGCTCCAAGGCTCTCCGCAGAGGCCTCCGGGGACTGGTTGATATGGCTGCTGATGGTTTTGATTCCCATACTGCATCCGTCCATCAGGATCTTCGCAGCCTGATGGCTGTCTTCCTTCCAGGAAAGCTTAACGCCTGTGCTGGCCTTTGCAAAAGCCGACGCCATCATCGGCGGTTCCTTCGGTGCATACCCTTCGGCCGCCAGCATGGAGTCCACGCGCGCTTTCAGCTTTTCATGCTTTCCTTTATACTCTGCAATCAGAGCCCCAAGCTTCTGATCGTCCGTGGCTTTCCGGATCTGGCACATGCTTTCTTCCGCCATCCGACATCCAGCACTGCATTCCTTTAATAAAGCAATCGTCTGATTTTCCACGAAACTGCACTCCCTTCACTTTTTTTCTCAAGTATGGGCCGGCAGCCGGGGGAATATGCATCCATATGCAAAAATCTTCCGCATTCTCCTATAAATCCAGTTCCCTTAAAAACTCAAAGGCCTCTTTTAAGGTCTCCGCATCCGGGCTCCACCCGAAATCCAGGGATATGATCCGGTTCCCCCATCTTGCCAGATAGCGGTCCGTCCATTCTCCTTCCCGCGCCTTTAAACGGCAGGCCGCGTCGGCTCCCAGTCCCGGCTCTTCCCATGTTTCCCACTGATAATGCCAGAGTTCGTCCTCTTCCCCCGGCACCGGATACGGCTCCAGCATTTCTGCCCATACCATCGAAAGGAATGGGGAAAAACGCACTTCGGCTATCTGGTAGGAAAGTCCCGGCGCTTCTTTCCTGCTGTACTGCCTGCCCGTTCCCACCGCCA comes from the Eubacteriaceae bacterium Marseille-Q4139 genome and includes:
- the tsaA gene encoding tRNA (N6-threonylcarbamoyladenosine(37)-N6)-methyltransferase TrmO, whose translation is MEKGLELKIIGHVRTDFTSKFGIPRQSGLIEELKGTIVMEPEYREPAAFKGLSDFSHIWLIWEFSENLRDGWSPTVRPPRLGGNKRVGVFATRSPFRPNALGLSCVKLEQIEMDEKLGPVLHISGADLMDGTPVFDIKPYLPFVDGHPEACGGFTDRTREYSLTVEAPEELLCRIPEEKREALKKVLSQDPRPSYQKDPGRVYGMEFAGFEVKFSVENGRIYLRDVEKTGDADCT
- a CDS encoding 4Fe-4S dicluster domain-containing protein yields the protein MRGVETRIQEIRHRIFREVARMAYHTEWPVDKRIEELPYKIIPGEVGNFRNDVFLERAIVGERLRLAMGLPYRSAAEPAPISDNIEAADQAETYYTPPLINVIKFACNACHEKRVFVTDGCQGCLAHPCVEVCPKDAIHLERTNGKSHIDPDKCIKCGRCADVCGYHAIIIQERPCAAACGMDAIHSDANGKADIDYSKCVSCGMCLVNCPFGAIADKSQIFQVIRAIQSGERVYAAVAPAFVGQFGPKVTPGKLRAAMKQLGFADVFEVAIGADLCATQEAMDFVEEVPEKLPFMATSCCPAWSMMAKKLFPDYAKCISMALTPMTLTARLIKSQHEKAKVVFIGPCAAKKLEAMRDDIRSDVDFVLTFEEMAGIFDAKHVDIENIEEDPEGVNDASTDGRNFAVAGGVAKSVVNVIKELYPDREIKVANAEGLKDCRRLLTLAKAGKYNGYLLEGMACPGGCVAGAGTMQPIKKSQAAVNLYAAQANHKISNETEYVKELNKLVE
- a CDS encoding DUF1266 domain-containing protein → MKRRRTAALLCACLFLSACGKETAPVPKEYTAENGWFSVTMPSGMEQSDRQLLEDASLTILTSGDSGLEVSAFVYGSDKNSDFTNGEAETLEEYRDYICSVLEKDDTSFRWNEETELEIEGMERCIFGNGELIYKNVRGAASVWYLESPGRYYTVMAGGSQKAMEKVRPLFAFRELEGAVLETSMDFIAGMTAAVDPEGGVSRFLSVKAMEDAGDDLSEIQEQAVKNLEEQWAVGDKESLFATAAWLMEDGHNGDALALLEEMEIGEDMDKETFDGLLEERELSGEEQTYLSAAWDARDEFGDHAISAWDLSRVPSLMSLGYAAGFCTYEEGLDQCLKAAELAQASFDSWEEFNKSCLYGYSYWSETSADDAESSAGELAASMEALLSQEDGPFRTDFHMELENVWQQ